A genomic segment from Glycine max cultivar Williams 82 chromosome 1, Glycine_max_v4.0, whole genome shotgun sequence encodes:
- the LOC100814971 gene encoding dnaJ homolog subfamily B member 5 yields the protein MVAGDYYRILKVKHDATDEELKKAYKKLAMKWHPDKNLEDPLRKEEFEAKFKQVSEAYDVLSDPKKRQIYDLYGHYPLNSQRFTKEYGGGNMKDAGVVESSLLCTLEELYNGCKKKLKVSRIVAPDEFGELKSVEEILKIDIKPGWKKGTKITFPGKGNQEPGFAPADLIFVLDESPHAIFKRDGNDLVAIQKILLVDALIGKTLNLATLDGRDLTIQMADIVKPGYELVILNEGMPISKEPGKKGNLRIMFDVIFPSRLTTQQKCDLRRILSDVYY from the exons ATGGTTGCTGGTGACTACTACAGGATACTGAAGGTGAAGCATGATGCCACGGATGAAGAGTTGAAGAAGGCTTATAAAAAGTTGGCCATGAAATGGCACCCAGATAAGAACCTTGAAGACCCTCTTAGGAAAGAAGAGTTTGAGGCCAAGTTTAAACAAGTTTCTGAGGCCTATGATGTGCTAAGTGACCCCAAGAAGCGCCAGATCTATGACTTGTACGGTCACTATCCCCTTAACTCTCAACGCTTCACCAAGGAATATGGTGGTGGGAACATGAAGGATGCAGGGGTGGTTGAAAGCAGCTTGCTTTGTACCCTTGAAGAACTTTACAACGGTTGCAAAAAGAAGTTGAAGGTCTCAAGGATTGTTGCTCCTGATGAATTCGG AGAGTTGAAGTCTGTAGAAGAAATTTTGAAGATAGACATAAAACCTGGTTGGAAGAAGGGCACAAAAATCACTTTTCCTGGGAAAGGCAACCAAGAACCAGGATTTGCTCCAGCTGATCTAATATTTGTGTTGGATGAGAGTCCTCATGCTATTTTCAAGAGGGATGGAAATGATCTTGTGGCGATCCAGAAGATATTACTTGTAGATGCTCTCATAGGAAAGACTCTCAACTTGGCTACCTTGGATGGAAGAGATCTCACAATCCAAATGGCTGATATTGTGAAACCTGGCTATGAGCTGGTGATCTTAAATGAAGGCATGCCAATCTCAAAGGAACCTGGCAAGAAAGGAAACCTCAGAATCatgtttgatgttatttttccATCAAGGCTGACCACACAACAGAAGTGTGATCTGAGAAGGATTCTCAGTGATGTTTATTACTAA
- the LOC100527298 gene encoding uncharacterized protein LOC100527298, with protein MAPTIYNFSYSKRFSESFNSSKSKRESSSSNILAFHSTAQWNAHYKATKETNKLMVLDFTATWCGPCKLMDPVIQEFAGNYTDVDFIKIDVEELTEVSQALQVYQLPTFILVKKGKVADRVVGVKKEELKRSIEKHRK; from the exons ATGGCTCCCACCATCTATAATTTTTCGTATTCTAAAAGGTTTTCAGAGTCATTCAATTCTTCAAAATCAAAAAGAGAGTCATCCAGTTCCAACATCCTTGCTTTCCACTCCACAGCTCAATGGAATGCTCATTATAAAGCCACCAAAGAAACTAACAAACTG ATGGTACTTGATTTCACAGCCACATGGTGTGGACCTTGCAAACTCATGGACCCAGTTATCCAAGAGTTTGCTGGAAATTACACAGATGTTGACTTCATCAAGATTGATGTGGAGGAGTTAACG GAAGTGTCTCAAGCACTCCAGGTCTACCAATTGCCAACATTCATACTCGTTAAGAAAGGCAAAGTTGCTGATAGAGTGGTGGGGGTGAAAAAGGAGGAGCTGAAAAGGTCGATTGAGAAGCAcagaaaataa
- the LOC100791029 gene encoding pre-mRNA-splicing factor ATP-dependent RNA helicase DEAH1, giving the protein MDNDDSLKNWVSDKLMSLLGYSQPTLVRYMIGLSHQASSPAHLVDKLVEFRIPSSSDTRAFAEEIFSRVPRVPSSLNQYQKQEREAAILARKQKTYTILKADDNSDHAYAYKSRKPDNRSKRFRKKSEVHDDEGIARKERGRQVKRRISPHKDNHSDSEEEEEILEDQREKKELERHMRERDEAVTRKLVTEPRLTRKEKEEAIRRSNAAENDDIQTLRNFSRQEYLKKREEKKLLQLRDDIEDEQYLFEGVELSEAELCKLRYDKEMYELVKKRSKEDDNVNEYYRMPEAYDHEGGVNQEKRFSVAMQRYRDPNAEDKMNPFAEQEALEERQIRKATLKFDSRNRKQAFDEYQFVFDDQIDFVKTSVIDGDKFDYEEMVEDSHEKSRAKTAREALQEEREKLPIYPYREQLLQAVHDHQVLIIDGETGSGKTTQIPQYLHEAGYTKHGMVACTQPRRLAAISVAARVSKEMGVKLGHEVGYSIRFEDCTTDKTVIKYMTDGMLLREFLGEPDLASYSVLIVDEAHERTLSTDILFGLVKDIARFRPDLKLLISSATLDADKFSDYFDSAPKFKIPGRRYPYEIFNFTEAPSDYLDAAIEASLKIHVTEPPGDILVFLTGQEEIETAEENLKHRIRGLGTKIGELKICPIYANLPTELQAKIFDPTPERVRKVVLATNIAETSLTIDGIKYVIDPGYCKMKSYNPRTGMESLKVTPISKASAMQRAGRCGRTGPGKCFQLYTAYTFHKEMDDNTVPEIQRTNLANVVLTLKCLGIDNVMHFDFMDPPSDDALLKALELLYALSALNKFGELTKVGRRMAEFPLDPTLSKMIVASEKFKCSDDIISIAAMLSVGKSIFYRPKDKQVYADNAMRNFHTGNVGDHIALLRVYNSWKETNYSTQWCYENYIQVRSMRQARDIRDQLAGLLERVEIELTSNSSDFDAIKKSITSGFFPHSARLQKYGIYKTVKQSQNVRIHPGSGLAQVLPRWVVYHELVLTTKEYMRQVTEINPGWLAEIAPHYYQLKDVEDSYSN; this is encoded by the coding sequence ATGGATAATGATGACAGTCTAAAGAATTGGGTATCCGACAAATTGATGTCTCTATTAGGATATTCTCAGCCCACCCTTGTTCGGTACATGATCGGACTATCCCACCAAGCTTCTTCACCGGCTCATTTGGTTGACAAACTAGTGGAGTTTCGGATCCCATCATCAAGCGACACTCGCGCATTCGCGGAGGAAATTTTTTCTAGGGTTCCTCGTGTACCATCGAGTTTGAATCAGTATCAGAAACAAGAGAGGGAGGCTGCAATACTGGCAAGGAAGCAGAAGACTTACACAATTTTAAAGGCTGATGACAATAGTGACCATGCATATGCATATAAATCTAGAAAGCCTGATAATCGTAGCAAACGTTTCAGGAAGAAATCAGAAGTTCACGATGATGAGGGAATTGCGAGAAAGGAGAGGGGGAGACAAGTTAAGAGAAGAATTTCCCCTCATAAAGATAATCATTCAGattcagaagaagaagaagaaatattgGAAGAtcaaagagagaagaaggaattAGAGCGGCATATGAGAGAAAGAGACGAAGCAGTGACACGGAAGTTGGTGACTGAACCGAGATTAACGcgaaaggagaaagaagaggcCATTCGAAGATCTAATGCTGCAGAGAATGATGACATTCAAACCTTGAGAAATTTTTCGAGGCAAGAATACTTGAAGAAAAGGGAGGAAAAGAAATTGCTACAACTGAGAGATGATATAGAAGATGAGCAATATCTGTTTGAAGGTGTTGAGCTTTCAGAAGCAGAATTATGCAAACTGAGGTACGATAAAGAGATGTATGAGCTTGTGAAGAAGCGGTCGAAAGAGGATGATAATGTGAATGAGTACTATAGAATGCCAGAAGCTTATGATCATGAAGGCGGTGTTAACCAGGAGAAGAGGTTTTCTGTGGCTATGCAGCGTTACAGGGATCCAAATGCTGAGGATAAGATGAATCCATTCGCCGAACAGGAGGCCTTGGAGGAACGTCAAATTCGAAAGGCAACGTTGAAGTTTGACTCAAGAAATAGAAAACAAGCCTTTGATGAGTATCAGTTTGTGTTTGATGATCAGATTGATTTTGTCAAGACATCGGTAATAGATGGAGATAAGTTTGATTATGAAGAGATGGTGGAAGATTCACATGAAAAGTCCAGAGCAAAGACAGCTAGGGAAGCACTTCAGGAAGAGAGGGAAAAGCTACCCATTTACCCTTATCGGGAGCAATTGCTCCAAGCTGTTCACGATCACCAGGTACTTATCATTGATGGTGAAACTGGTTCGGGGAAGACTACACAAATTCCTCAATACCTTCATGAAGCGGGCTACACAAAACATGGAATGGTTGCGTGTACTCAGCCGCGACGCCTTGCTGCTATAAGTGTTGCTGCTCGAGTTTCCAAAGAAATGGGTGTTAAATTAGGACATGAGGTTGGCTACTCCATCCGTTTTGAAGATTGTACAACAGATAAGACAGTGATTAAATACATGACAGATGGAATGTTGCTGAGGGAATTCCTTGGTGAACCTGATTTGGCAAGTTATAGTGTTTTGATCGTGGATGAGGCTCACGAAAGAACACTATCAACAGATATTCTGTTTGGATTAGTAAAGGATATTGCTCGTTTCAGACCTGATCTCAAGTTGCTGATATCAAGTGCTACACTTGATGCTGACAAGTTCAGCGATTACTTTGATTCTGcaccaaaattcaaaattccagGGAGACGGTATCCTTATGAAATATTTAACTTTACCGAAGCACCAAGTGACTACTTAGATGCAGCAATTGAGGCCTCACTCAAAATCCATGTCACTGAACCTCCTGGAGATATATTGGTATTCCTTACGGGTCAAGAAGAAATTGAAACAGCTGAAGAAAACTTGAAGCATCGGATCAGAGGCTTGGGGACTAAGATTGGTGAGTTAAAAATCTGCCCTATATATGCCAACCTACCAACTGAACTTCAAGCTAAAATATTTGATCCCACTCCTGAAAGGGTGCGAAAGGTTGTCCTTGCTACTAATATTGCAGAAACGTCATTGACAATTGATGGCATCAAGTATGTCATTGATCCAGGATATTGTAAGATGAAGAGTTATAATCCAAGAACCGGAATGGAGTCTTTGAAAGTAACTCCAATCTCAAAAGCTTCAGCTATGCAAAGAGCCGGTCGTTGTGGAAGAACAGGTCCTGGTAAGTGCTTCCAACTGTATACTGCATATACTTTTCACAAGGAAATGGACGATAACACTGTACCAGAAATACAGCGGACTAACCTTGCAAATGTGgttttaactttaaaatgtCTTGGTATTGACAATGTAATGCATTTTGATTTTATGGATCCTCCATCTGATGATGCCTTATTGAAAGCTCTTGAGCTTTTATATGCATTAAGTGCATTGAATAAGTTTGGTGAGTTAACTAAGGTTGGTAGACGGATGGCAGAGTTCCCTCTTGATCCTACATTGTCAAAAATGATAGTGGCCTCAGAAAAGTTCAAGTGTTCAGATGATATAATCTCTATTGCTGCTATGCTTTCTGTTGGTAAGTCAATATTCTACCGTCCAAAGGATAAACAAGTATATGCAGACAATGCAATGAGGAATTTTCACACTGGAAATGTTGGAGACCATATTGCATTACTAAGGGTCTACAATTCATGGAAGGAGACCAATTATTCAACACAATGGTGTTATGAAAATTACATACAGGTAAGGAGCATGAGACAGGCTAGGGATATCCGTGATCAACTTGCAGGTCTTTTAGAGAGGGTTGAGATCGAACTAACTTCAAATTCTAGTGATTTCGATGCCATCAAGAAATCCATTACATCTGGGTTTTTCCCACACTCTGCGAGACTGCAAAAGTATGGAATATATAAGACTGTTAAACAATCACAGAATGTTCGCATACACCCTGGTTCGGGGCTGGCGCAGGTTCTTCCTAGATGGGTTGTATACCATGAACTAGTACTCACAACCAAGGAATATATGAGGCAGGTGACAGAGATAAATCCAGGGTGGCTGGCGGAGATAGCCCCTCACTATTACCAGCTGAAGGATGTTGAAGATTCATATTCCAACTAG